TTGCCATTCATGGGCATCGACGCGGATGAAGTGATTCTTCTCGCGTTCTTCGAGAAACGGCACACCGCGCCCCATGTGGGTGTCGGCGATGATCATGCGCGGTTGCGCGACGGGATGGTTGCGGGCCGCATCGAACGCGGCGGCCACGGCGGCGATATCGTTGCCGTCGACCCGTTGCGTAAACCAGCCGAATGCCTGCATTTTTTCGGTGAGCGGTTCGAACGCCATGATCTGCGTCGACGGCCCGTCGGCCTGCTGGTTGTTCACGTCGACCACCGCGATCAGGTTATCGAGCTTCCAGTGGCTCGCGGACATGATGCCCTCCCAAATCGCGCCTTCATCCAGCTCGCCGTCGGAGAACAGCGTGTACACGAACGCTTTCGAGTTCTTGCGCTTGAGACCGAGGCACCGGCCCACGGCAATGGTGAGCCCGTGACCGAGCGAGCCGCCCGACATCTCCATGCCGGGCGTATAGCTGGCCATGCCGGACATCGGCAGGCGGCTATCGTCGCTGCCGTAGGTTTCAAGCTCTTCGGCAGG
Above is a genomic segment from Paraburkholderia aromaticivorans containing:
- a CDS encoding transketolase, whose product is MNSPSNASTAALAEHAYHIRRNALLMGEVQGQGYIGQALDIADVLAVAYFGAMRYRPEDPEWEERDRFLLSNGHYAIALYAALLEAGILPAEELETYGSDDSRLPMSGMASYTPGMEMSGGSLGHGLTIAVGRCLGLKRKNSKAFVYTLFSDGELDEGAIWEGIMSASHWKLDNLIAVVDVNNQQADGPSTQIMAFEPLTEKMQAFGWFTQRVDGNDIAAVAAAFDAARNHPVAQPRMIIADTHMGRGVPFLEEREKNHFIRVDAHEWQLALQALEAGRQA